One Streptomyces sp. B21-105 genomic region harbors:
- a CDS encoding sensor histidine kinase: MSTVTTHEAFVHPALFYCTEQEYTQQTVAFLREGLTNGEPMAVAVPGPNLELIKAGLGGDAEGILFLDMTEAGRNPGRIIPKVLRGFADAHPNGRVRIIGEPIWAGRSAVEYPACAQHEALINAAFEGRAVTILCPYDEVRLDPQVIADARVTHPTLLSGEGRESVSDVYDWQAVVSRYNQELPTVPDAAAFPYGEGDLPAVRQFALAEAMRLGLAGERLMDVELAVAELTTNSVVHGGGRGTLAVWAEQGQLVCEVRDAGRLTDPLAGRRPPERGQLGGRGLMLVHYVADLVRLHTGDDGTTVRFYLSL, encoded by the coding sequence ATGAGCACGGTGACCACCCACGAGGCGTTCGTGCACCCTGCCCTTTTCTACTGCACCGAGCAGGAGTACACGCAGCAGACGGTGGCCTTCCTGCGTGAGGGCCTGACCAACGGCGAGCCGATGGCTGTGGCGGTGCCCGGCCCCAACCTGGAGCTGATCAAGGCAGGTCTGGGCGGGGACGCCGAGGGCATCCTGTTCCTGGACATGACCGAGGCCGGCCGCAACCCGGGGCGGATCATCCCCAAGGTGCTGCGCGGATTCGCCGACGCCCACCCCAATGGGCGTGTGCGGATCATCGGTGAGCCGATCTGGGCCGGGCGCAGCGCGGTGGAGTACCCGGCCTGCGCGCAGCACGAGGCGCTGATCAACGCCGCGTTCGAGGGCCGGGCGGTGACGATCCTGTGCCCCTACGACGAGGTGCGGCTGGATCCGCAGGTGATCGCCGATGCACGGGTTACCCACCCGACCCTCCTCAGCGGGGAGGGCCGTGAGTCGGTCAGCGACGTCTACGACTGGCAGGCGGTCGTCTCCCGCTACAACCAGGAGCTGCCGACGGTGCCGGACGCCGCGGCCTTCCCCTACGGCGAGGGGGACCTTCCGGCGGTCCGCCAGTTCGCTCTCGCTGAGGCGATGCGGCTGGGCCTGGCCGGGGAGCGGCTGATGGATGTGGAGCTGGCGGTCGCGGAGTTGACGACCAACAGTGTGGTGCACGGCGGAGGCCGCGGGACACTCGCGGTCTGGGCCGAGCAGGGGCAGCTGGTGTGTGAGGTCCGTGATGCGGGCCGGCTGACCGATCCGCTGGCCGGCCGCCGGCCGCCGGAGCGCGGCCAGCTAGGCGGCCGGGGCCTGATGCTGGTCCACTACGTGGCCGACCTGGTGCGGCTGCACACCGGCGACGACGGCACGACCGTGCGCTTCTACCTCAGCTTGTGA
- a CDS encoding transposase: MAEKRRKFDPEFREGAVRIVMETGKTIAEVAEDLGINETTLASWVSRARRTEAAPAGGADELERLRRENARLRRNNKELAMERDVLKRCMVLWVK; this comes from the coding sequence ATGGCGGAGAAGCGACGGAAGTTCGACCCGGAGTTCCGTGAGGGAGCTGTACGGATCGTCATGGAGACCGGCAAGACGATCGCGGAGGTCGCCGAAGACCTGGGGATCAACGAGACCACGCTGGCGAGCTGGGTCTCCCGTGCCCGCCGGACGGAGGCCGCACCGGCTGGTGGTGCTGACGAGCTGGAGCGTCTGAGGAGGGAGAATGCCCGGCTCAGGCGGAACAACAAGGAGCTGGCCATGGAGCGTGATGTACTCAAACGCTGCATGGTCCTGTGGGTGAAGTAG
- a CDS encoding PucR family transcriptional regulator yields the protein MWSLWMRLAFSLHDDPEVLLPALDHVSRSLARWVEDTSAALLELLERERTALSGDAQVRRLELVNLVLGGSSAPTDNLEQALGYPLSASHLGASAPQRLADGARLVQAASIVGRLTQSAHQLLVHASTSSLWLWVTPRALMTPDDLETATAQHPDVRLVVGPRDEGVDGFRRSHHRALEAQRLVRDHGEQRIVFYDDVAAVLLLAAESDRLREFVHTTLGPLAAGPAELRQTLRVFIRERYNASQTARLLYTHRKTVLQRVRRAEQLLPTTLERHGTNVGLALDAMHWLNVRLD from the coding sequence ATGTGGTCCCTCTGGATGCGGCTGGCCTTCTCACTGCACGACGATCCCGAGGTCCTGCTGCCCGCTCTCGACCACGTCTCCCGTTCGCTCGCCCGCTGGGTCGAGGACACCTCCGCCGCGCTGCTGGAACTCCTCGAGAGGGAACGCACGGCTCTGTCGGGTGACGCACAGGTTCGACGACTCGAACTGGTCAATCTCGTACTCGGCGGCTCCTCCGCGCCGACGGACAACCTGGAGCAGGCCCTCGGATACCCGCTGTCGGCCTCCCACCTGGGCGCCTCCGCACCGCAGCGACTCGCGGACGGCGCACGTCTCGTGCAGGCCGCGAGCATCGTCGGCCGACTCACCCAGTCGGCGCATCAGCTTCTCGTCCACGCCAGCACGTCGTCGCTCTGGCTGTGGGTGACGCCACGGGCGCTCATGACCCCGGACGACCTTGAAACCGCCACTGCACAGCATCCCGATGTGAGGCTCGTCGTCGGGCCGCGGGACGAGGGGGTGGACGGCTTCAGACGCAGCCACCACAGGGCACTGGAAGCACAGCGTCTGGTCCGCGACCACGGCGAGCAGCGGATCGTCTTCTACGACGACGTCGCCGCCGTGCTCCTTCTGGCCGCGGAGAGCGACCGGCTTCGGGAATTCGTCCACACCACGCTCGGCCCCCTGGCCGCGGGCCCGGCCGAACTGCGACAGACGCTGAGGGTGTTCATCCGGGAGCGCTACAACGCCTCACAGACGGCTCGTCTGCTGTACACGCATCGAAAGACCGTTCTGCAGCGTGTCCGCCGCGCCGAACAGCTCCTCCCGACGACACTCGAGCGGCACGGCACCAACGTGGGTCTGGCGCTGGACGCGATGCACTGGCTGAACGTGCGGCTCGACTGA
- a CDS encoding DoxX family protein, whose amino-acid sequence MNIVLWILAGLLAAIFLGAGGAKLAQPKDKLVASPNMAWAEDFSPGMLKLIGALEVLAAIGLILPAALDIIPVLVPVAAFGLVLVMAGAAITHARRKESSAIVPNLVLIVLAGAVAWGRFGPYSFA is encoded by the coding sequence ATGAACATCGTTTTGTGGATTCTGGCCGGCCTGCTCGCCGCGATCTTCCTGGGCGCCGGCGGCGCGAAGCTGGCCCAGCCGAAGGACAAGCTCGTCGCCTCGCCGAACATGGCGTGGGCCGAGGACTTCTCTCCGGGCATGCTCAAGCTGATCGGCGCCCTGGAGGTGCTGGCCGCGATCGGGTTGATCCTGCCCGCCGCGCTGGACATCATCCCCGTCCTGGTTCCGGTGGCCGCCTTCGGCCTCGTGCTGGTGATGGCCGGGGCGGCGATAACCCATGCCAGACGCAAGGAGTCCAGCGCAATCGTGCCGAACCTCGTGCTGATCGTACTGGCCGGTGCGGTGGCATGGGGCCGTTTCGGCCCGTACTCCTTCGCCTGA
- a CDS encoding AMP-binding protein — MTRWRCVSTYPAILMFTSGTTGTPKGVVLTHGNLWWNSVNVELRLDTRRGDVTYAAAPLFHIGALNSFVLRTTVRGGTVVIRRGFDPQTCLEDLVTHRVNSMFGVAQMFAALARQPGLFDEDLSHLRSIVVAGAPVPPHSSSSTPSTACCSSRPGA, encoded by the coding sequence GTGACGCGATGGAGGTGTGTCAGCACGTACCCGGCGATCCTGATGTTCACCTCCGGCACCACCGGCACGCCCAAGGGTGTCGTCCTCACCCATGGAAACCTCTGGTGGAACTCCGTGAATGTCGAGCTCCGTCTCGACACACGTCGTGGCGACGTCACCTATGCCGCCGCTCCGCTGTTCCACATCGGCGCCCTGAACAGCTTCGTGCTCCGCACGACGGTGCGTGGGGGCACGGTGGTGATCAGACGCGGGTTCGACCCGCAGACGTGTCTCGAAGACCTGGTCACCCACCGGGTCAACTCCATGTTCGGCGTCGCCCAGATGTTCGCCGCCCTCGCGAGACAACCCGGCCTGTTCGACGAGGACCTGAGCCACCTGCGGTCGATCGTGGTCGCGGGCGCGCCGGTGCCGCCTCACTCATCGAGCTCTACGCCAAGCACGGCGTGTTGCTCCAGCAGGCCTGGGGCCTGA
- a CDS encoding zinc-binding dehydrogenase — protein MVLYVHRAAHHPPAARTARPCVTDPRCRRVDAAPDESDTVTRAVLEAGGFVRSAKAICRMSAWPCSPSTHRDDPVVNLVAAPMTHTVGTLTLPCTARGGTVVVMSRPDPVQLLDLMEKHRVTELFLPPTVIYRLLEIQGIEQRDCSSPKYLMYGSAPMSTEKLRRAIEVFGPVMFQGSSALSCSRVTGRRRHRPRSPSCGPRSTSPTAGSPTTPGCRRQAAPLRWYAWRSEEALQKSDTSMTLMRAARLHLPTHTLTIEEAPRPTAGPGHVLIEVAAAGVCMSDVHLIDGTLGRPPHLQGDNVTVGHEVSGTIAELGDDVTQFTLGQRVVLQAVTPGVVRCIPAEWISTAVGPNTPWRASSPCSPCPTPFRSSRRRSSPTPCRPRGTPSHVPAPSGRAEAAGVWGVAGLGAHAVQLLRAVGVFPIIAVDPVAAARGRALDLGADVALDSGIQTFREQVLSVTKGRALNAAFDFAGVSTVHEQALTVLAPGGRLILAGLSGRPLVVNDSAMFSYLKQEVRGHFGTKLDAVPQLVELVGGGRLDFSRSITDVLPLEKASVAVERLRTKEGNPLRLILKP, from the coding sequence GTGGTGCTGTACGTCCACCGCGCCGCGCACCACCCGCCGGCCGCCCGTACGGCACGACCATGCGTCACCGACCCGCGCTGCCGCCGGGTCGACGCGGCACCGGACGAGAGCGACACGGTCACCCGGGCCGTGCTGGAGGCAGGCGGATTCGTCCGCTCGGCGAAGGCGATCTGCCGGATGAGTGCGTGGCCCTGTTCGCCGTCGACCCACCGGGACGACCCCGTCGTGAACCTCGTCGCCGCACCGATGACGCACACGGTGGGCACCCTCACGCTGCCCTGCACGGCGCGCGGCGGCACGGTCGTAGTGATGAGCCGGCCGGATCCGGTGCAGCTGCTCGACCTGATGGAGAAGCACCGCGTCACCGAGCTTTTTCTGCCCCCGACCGTGATCTACCGGCTGCTGGAGATCCAGGGCATCGAGCAGCGGGACTGCTCCTCACCGAAGTACCTCATGTACGGCTCCGCGCCCATGTCGACGGAGAAACTGCGCCGAGCCATCGAGGTCTTCGGCCCTGTCATGTTCCAGGGTTCTTCGGCCCTGTCATGTTCCAGGGTTACGGGCAGACGGAGGCACCGGCCGCGATCGCCTTCCTGCGGCCCGAGGAGCACTTCACCGACGGCAGGATCGCCGACGACTCCCGGCTGTCGGCGGCAGGCCGCCCCGCTCCGCTGGTACGCGTGGAGATCCGAGGAAGCCCTTCAGAAGAGTGACACATCCATGACCCTCATGCGAGCCGCGCGCCTGCACCTGCCCACCCATACGCTGACGATCGAGGAGGCACCCCGGCCGACGGCCGGCCCCGGCCATGTGCTCATCGAGGTTGCGGCGGCCGGAGTGTGCATGTCCGACGTCCACCTCATCGACGGCACCCTCGGCCGTCCTCCGCACCTCCAGGGCGACAACGTCACCGTCGGCCACGAGGTCTCCGGCACGATCGCCGAACTCGGCGACGACGTCACTCAGTTCACCCTCGGCCAGCGGGTGGTCCTGCAGGCGGTGACACCAGGGGTGGTCAGATGCATACCCGCGGAGTGGATTTCGACGGCGGTTGGGCCGAATACACCCTGGCGAGCGTCGAGTCCGTGTTCCCCCTGCCCGACTCCCTTCCGTTCGAGCAGGCGGCGATCATCCCCGACGCCGTGTCGACCCCGTGGGACGCCATCGCACGTACCGGCGCCGTCCGGCCGGGCGGAGGCGGCCGGTGTCTGGGGCGTGGCTGGTCTGGGAGCCCACGCCGTGCAGTTGCTGCGGGCCGTCGGCGTTTTCCCGATCATCGCGGTCGACCCGGTTGCCGCCGCGCGAGGGCGGGCGTTGGACCTAGGTGCGGACGTTGCCCTCGACTCCGGCATCCAAACGTTCAGGGAGCAGGTGCTGTCCGTCACCAAGGGACGGGCTCTGAACGCGGCGTTCGACTTCGCCGGCGTCAGCACCGTGCACGAGCAGGCCTTGACCGTCCTGGCGCCAGGAGGCCGCCTGATCCTGGCCGGACTGTCCGGCCGGCCGCTCGTCGTGAACGACAGTGCCATGTTCAGCTACTTGAAGCAGGAGGTCCGCGGGCACTTCGGCACCAAGCTCGACGCCGTACCGCAGCTCGTGGAACTCGTGGGCGGCGGACGGCTCGACTTCTCCCGGTCCATCACCGACGTACTGCCGCTGGAGAAGGCGAGCGTCGCCGTAGAGCGCCTGCGCACGAAGGAGGGCAACCCGCTACGTCTGATCCTCAAGCCCTGA
- a CDS encoding integrase core domain-containing protein — MQRLVELAQYGSRRFRRACRRLGVFQSMGRVGSCFDNAVSEAFNSVLKVEYVHRHTFATRAAARISIATWITDFYNTRRLHSCHWKSPIDYEHDYWAGFTEELAA, encoded by the coding sequence TTGCAACGACTGGTTGAACTCGCCCAGTACGGCTCTCGGAGGTTCCGCCGGGCCTGCCGCCGGCTGGGCGTTTTCCAGTCCATGGGCCGGGTCGGCTCGTGTTTCGACAACGCCGTCAGCGAGGCGTTCAACAGCGTGCTGAAGGTCGAGTACGTCCACCGGCACACCTTCGCCACCCGCGCCGCGGCCCGGATCAGCATCGCGACCTGGATCACCGACTTCTACAACACCCGTCGGCTACACAGCTGCCATTGGAAGAGCCCGATCGACTACGAACACGACTACTGGGCCGGCTTCACCGAGGAGCTGGCTGCATAG
- a CDS encoding IS30 family transposase: protein MRPPMRSPGRPEPSRAVQRHFWRRIASGVTTAEAAVAVGVSWPVATRWFRHAGGMPPISLDEPTGRYLSFAEREEIALLRAQEFGVREIARRIGRDAGTISRELRRNAATRGGKPVYRALVAQWKAQQAAKRPKTAKLAGDDRLREYVQERLAGSVRRPDGMIVTGPETPGWKGLNKPHRQDRRWATAWSPEQISHRLRVDFPDDESMRISHEAIYQALFIEGRGALKRELVMCLRTGRALRVPRARSQNKPQGHVTADVILSERPAEAGDRAVPGHWEGDLIIGTGRSAIGTLVERSSRSTLLVHLPRLEGWGERPPVKNGPSLGGYGAIAMNAALTTSMAPLPEQLRKTLTWDRGKELSGHAQFALDTGTKVFFADPHSPWQRPTNENTNGLLRQYFPKGTDLSRWSSTDLEAVAMAINNRPRKVLGWRTPAEVFEEQLRSLQQPCVATTG, encoded by the coding sequence ATGCGACCGCCGATGCGTTCACCGGGTCGGCCGGAGCCGTCTCGTGCGGTGCAGCGCCACTTCTGGCGGCGGATCGCGTCGGGAGTGACGACGGCAGAGGCCGCGGTGGCTGTTGGCGTTTCATGGCCGGTCGCAACCCGGTGGTTCCGTCACGCTGGCGGGATGCCGCCGATCAGCCTGGACGAGCCCACCGGCCGCTATCTGTCGTTCGCCGAGCGTGAGGAGATCGCGCTGCTGCGCGCCCAGGAGTTCGGCGTGCGGGAGATCGCTCGCAGGATCGGCCGCGACGCGGGCACGATCTCACGCGAGCTGCGCCGCAACGCGGCGACCCGGGGCGGCAAACCGGTCTACCGGGCTCTGGTGGCGCAGTGGAAAGCGCAGCAGGCTGCGAAGCGCCCGAAGACCGCGAAGCTCGCAGGCGACGACAGGTTGCGAGAGTACGTGCAGGAGCGGCTCGCCGGCAGCGTCCGTCGCCCCGACGGCATGATCGTCACCGGGCCTGAGACGCCTGGGTGGAAGGGGCTGAACAAGCCGCATCGGCAGGACAGGCGTTGGGCGACGGCATGGAGCCCGGAGCAGATCTCGCACCGGCTCCGTGTCGACTTCCCCGATGATGAGTCCATGCGCATCAGCCACGAAGCGATCTACCAGGCGCTGTTCATCGAGGGCCGTGGCGCGCTCAAGCGGGAACTGGTCATGTGTCTGCGCACCGGCCGGGCGCTGCGGGTTCCCCGTGCACGGTCGCAGAACAAGCCGCAGGGGCATGTCACCGCGGACGTCATCCTCAGTGAACGCCCCGCCGAGGCCGGGGACCGCGCGGTCCCCGGACACTGGGAAGGCGATTTGATCATCGGGACGGGCCGCTCCGCGATCGGCACGCTTGTCGAGCGCAGCAGCCGCTCCACGCTCCTGGTGCACCTGCCCCGGCTTGAGGGCTGGGGCGAGAGGCCGCCCGTGAAGAACGGCCCCTCGCTCGGGGGCTATGGCGCGATCGCGATGAACGCGGCGCTCACCACGTCGATGGCACCGCTGCCCGAGCAGTTACGCAAGACCCTCACCTGGGACCGCGGGAAGGAACTCTCCGGTCATGCCCAGTTCGCTCTCGATACCGGGACAAAGGTGTTCTTCGCCGATCCGCACTCGCCCTGGCAACGACCGACAAACGAGAACACGAACGGGCTGCTGCGTCAGTACTTCCCGAAGGGCACTGATCTCTCCCGTTGGTCGTCCACGGACCTCGAAGCCGTCGCCATGGCGATCAACAACCGGCCCCGCAAGGTACTCGGTTGGCGGACACCGGCCGAGGTCTTCGAAGAGCAGCTACGCTCGCTGCAACAGCCCTGTGTTGCAACGACTGGTTGA
- a CDS encoding STAS domain-containing protein: MDAPHVVGGPAQVPRRAALEVSPLPGRSGIRARGEISVLTRPSWEQALSELARRHAGVSYVELSDVAFVDVAGVSALAVTAMNLPDGRVVVENPPPQLPRVLEMFWPGLDRIEVAL; this comes from the coding sequence GTGGATGCCCCACATGTGGTGGGCGGGCCCGCCCAGGTGCCCAGGAGGGCGGCGTTGGAGGTGAGCCCGTTGCCAGGTCGTTCCGGGATACGTGCCCGCGGTGAGATCAGCGTCCTCACGCGTCCGTCTTGGGAGCAGGCCCTGTCCGAGCTGGCCCGGCGCCACGCTGGCGTATCGTACGTGGAGCTGTCGGATGTGGCGTTTGTTGACGTGGCCGGGGTGAGCGCGCTGGCGGTCACCGCCATGAACCTGCCCGACGGGAGGGTTGTGGTCGAGAATCCCCCGCCGCAGCTGCCGCGGGTTTTGGAGATGTTCTGGCCGGGCCTGGACCGGATCGAGGTGGCTCTGTGA
- a CDS encoding MarR family winged helix-turn-helix transcriptional regulator yields the protein MNDTPAWLSPAEQDAWRAFIRLHQKLSATLERDLKAHKLSGADFQILVALTDTPDGRQRFQDLANTIEWEQSRLSHQIARMTKRGLVAREDCAEDGRGAFVAITPAGRKTIEAAAPHHVATVRRLVIDALGTDELATFARLSNRILEQLDNESP from the coding sequence ATGAACGACACACCCGCATGGCTGAGCCCCGCCGAGCAGGACGCCTGGCGCGCCTTCATCCGCCTGCACCAGAAACTCTCGGCCACACTGGAGCGTGACCTGAAGGCGCACAAACTGTCCGGCGCCGACTTCCAGATCCTCGTTGCCCTCACCGACACCCCCGACGGCCGGCAACGATTCCAGGACCTCGCCAACACCATCGAGTGGGAACAGAGCCGCCTGTCCCACCAGATCGCCAGGATGACCAAACGCGGCCTGGTGGCCCGGGAAGATTGCGCCGAGGACGGACGCGGTGCCTTCGTCGCCATCACACCGGCCGGCCGCAAAACCATCGAGGCCGCCGCACCCCACCATGTAGCCACGGTCCGCCGCCTGGTCATCGACGCCCTCGGCACGGACGAACTCGCCACCTTCGCGCGGCTCTCTAACCGCATCCTCGAACAGCTGGACAACGAGTCACCGTGA
- a CDS encoding AMP-binding protein, with translation MLLQQAWGLTETAPFATHLPIERTLDKIGSAGIPIPFTEVRVVDAATNTPLRPGEPGEIVVRGPNVTAGYWNTLEANRAAFDEEGWFHSGDIGYLDEEGYLYIVDRLKQMIISGGENVYPAEVERVLASMPGVVDVAVVGIPDAQWGETVQAVMSVDDTAAITLEAVHEYAAGQLARYKLPRRLKIVPAVPRNASGKPDKAGVRRLADEGN, from the coding sequence GTGTTGCTCCAGCAGGCCTGGGGCCTGACGGAGACGGCACCCTTCGCCACGCATCTGCCCATCGAGCGCACCCTGGACAAGATCGGTTCCGCGGGCATCCCCATCCCGTTCACCGAAGTCCGGGTTGTCGACGCGGCCACCAACACGCCCCTCCGGCCCGGGGAGCCGGGAGAGATCGTCGTCCGCGGCCCCAACGTCACCGCCGGCTACTGGAACACCCTGGAGGCGAACCGGGCGGCCTTCGACGAGGAGGGCTGGTTCCACTCGGGCGACATCGGTTACCTCGACGAGGAGGGTTACCTGTACATCGTCGACCGGCTCAAGCAGATGATCATCAGCGGGGGTGAGAACGTCTACCCGGCGGAGGTCGAACGCGTGCTGGCCTCCATGCCGGGTGTGGTCGATGTCGCCGTCGTGGGGATTCCCGACGCACAGTGGGGCGAGACCGTACAGGCCGTCATGAGCGTGGACGACACGGCGGCGATCACCCTGGAGGCCGTACACGAGTACGCGGCCGGACAGCTCGCCCGCTACAAGCTGCCCCGACGCCTGAAGATCGTGCCGGCTGTGCCCAGGAACGCCTCCGGAAAGCCGGACAAGGCCGGCGTCCGGCGACTGGCCGACGAGGGGAACTGA
- a CDS encoding IS3 family transposase, which translates to MGEVAVADPASVVGVISDFRTEHGISHRVSCRALGVSESWFYKRRTYQPTRRELRRQYLIEAVKGEFDDSGGTYGSPRIWIRLVRQGWRVSVNTIAKIMAELGLVARKVRRRRGLTRPGKRPTAPDFVRRDFTAEAPDLVWCGDMTEIETGEGKLYLATVIDLFSRRLGYAMGARHDAGLVVAALRMAAATRGGDVCGVIFHTDRGSEGGFNWSSQHLDHGGMRWDETGSRRCQRRLRERDGSGRRIGRCDRRCVHRVGRSRLVRCSATSGGGSRRE; encoded by the coding sequence GTGGGTGAAGTAGCCGTGGCGGACCCGGCGTCCGTCGTCGGGGTGATCAGCGACTTCAGGACCGAGCACGGCATTTCGCACCGCGTCTCCTGCCGCGCCCTGGGCGTGAGCGAGTCGTGGTTCTACAAGCGCCGCACCTACCAGCCCACCCGACGCGAGCTGCGCAGACAGTATCTGATTGAGGCGGTGAAGGGGGAGTTCGACGACTCCGGCGGCACCTACGGCTCGCCGAGGATCTGGATCAGGCTGGTCCGGCAGGGCTGGCGGGTCTCGGTGAACACCATCGCGAAGATCATGGCCGAGCTGGGCTTGGTCGCCCGGAAGGTGCGCAGACGGCGGGGGCTGACCCGCCCGGGGAAGCGGCCGACGGCCCCGGACTTCGTGCGCCGCGACTTCACCGCCGAGGCACCCGACCTGGTCTGGTGCGGGGACATGACGGAGATCGAAACCGGCGAGGGCAAGCTGTACCTGGCCACGGTCATCGACCTCTTCTCCCGGCGTCTGGGCTACGCGATGGGGGCACGCCACGATGCTGGGCTGGTCGTCGCCGCCCTGCGCATGGCCGCGGCGACCCGCGGCGGGGACGTGTGCGGTGTCATTTTCCACACGGACCGCGGCAGCGAGGGCGGATTCAACTGGTCGTCGCAACACCTTGATCACGGAGGTATGCGATGGGACGAGACCGGAAGCAGAAGGTGCCAAAGGCGCCTGCGGGAGCGCGACGGCAGTGGGCGGCGGATCGGGCGATGCGACCGCCGATGCGTTCACCGGGTCGGCCGGAGCCGTCTCGTGCGGTGCAGCGCCACTTCTGGCGGCGGATCGCGTCGGGAGTGA
- a CDS encoding NmrA/HSCARG family protein, producing MAEKKVIAVVGATGSQGGGLARTILADAGGGFAVRALTRNPDADTARELAALGAEVVKADLGDLRSLTQAFDGAHGAFLVTNFWADMSPEREKQEAATMARAAKDAGVAHVIWSTLEDTRDYIPLDDERMPTLMGGYKVPHFDAKAEANQFFTDAGVPTTFLQTTFYWENLLGPMAPRRGDDGRLVLAMPMADSLLAGIAAEDIGKTAYGIFRRGGDLIGRTVSIAGEHLTGKQMAEQLSVALGEDVAYVPVPFDVMRAQPFPAAAESGNMFQFYAEVPQFNAVRDLDVVRDLNPQLQTFQEWLNAHKPAFTDA from the coding sequence GTGGCGGAGAAGAAGGTCATCGCGGTGGTCGGCGCGACCGGTTCCCAGGGCGGCGGGCTGGCCAGGACGATCCTGGCCGACGCCGGTGGCGGGTTCGCGGTACGTGCGCTGACCCGCAACCCCGACGCGGACACCGCACGCGAGCTCGCGGCCCTGGGTGCCGAGGTGGTGAAGGCCGACCTCGGCGACCTGCGGAGCCTGACGCAGGCGTTCGACGGGGCGCACGGGGCGTTCCTTGTGACCAACTTCTGGGCGGACATGTCGCCCGAGAGGGAGAAGCAGGAGGCGGCAACCATGGCCCGGGCCGCCAAGGACGCGGGCGTGGCCCATGTGATCTGGTCGACGCTGGAGGACACCCGCGACTACATCCCGCTCGACGACGAGCGCATGCCGACGCTGATGGGCGGCTACAAGGTGCCGCACTTCGACGCCAAGGCCGAGGCCAACCAGTTCTTCACCGACGCCGGAGTGCCGACCACCTTCCTGCAGACCACCTTCTACTGGGAGAACCTGCTCGGCCCGATGGCGCCGCGACGGGGAGACGACGGCCGGCTCGTGCTGGCCATGCCGATGGCCGACAGCCTGCTCGCCGGCATCGCCGCCGAAGACATCGGCAAGACCGCCTACGGCATCTTCCGCCGCGGCGGCGACCTCATCGGCCGCACCGTGTCTATCGCGGGCGAGCACCTGACCGGCAAGCAGATGGCCGAGCAGCTCAGCGTGGCCCTGGGTGAAGACGTGGCGTACGTGCCGGTGCCCTTCGACGTGATGCGGGCGCAGCCGTTCCCCGCCGCGGCCGAGTCGGGCAACATGTTCCAGTTCTATGCGGAAGTGCCCCAGTTCAACGCGGTCCGCGACCTCGACGTCGTCCGCGACCTGAACCCGCAGCTGCAGACGTTCCAGGAGTGGCTGAACGCACACAAGCCCGCCTTCACCGACGCCTGA
- a CDS encoding pirin family protein — protein MTEQLTGDRTLTRITTKQQLGPDAQVDDKALVFVPTDPALTDPFLALVEDWFSTPGFEWHPHRGLETVTTVVDGVLEHGDNLGHAGALQAGEVQWMTAGRGIIHRELAYRDEHAHVLQMWLNLPAGKKLTPSRYQDLTTAAMPRVRAPGVTIDVHAGTVGGVTGATDTYHPVQGVVATLDPDALYVLQVPAEHRLFAHVMNGRLLIGGRELHGGQTGWSDPVTGRSGDDGGAPAATSLHLAAVDPEQPARVMVYSGTPIHEPVAMGGPFVMNTKLEITKAFADFHAGAFGPVPRQTRLAYDR, from the coding sequence ATGACCGAACAGTTGACGGGTGACCGCACACTGACCCGCATCACCACCAAGCAGCAGCTGGGCCCCGACGCGCAGGTCGACGACAAGGCACTCGTCTTCGTGCCGACCGACCCGGCCCTGACCGACCCCTTCCTCGCCCTGGTCGAGGACTGGTTCTCCACCCCCGGCTTCGAGTGGCACCCCCACCGCGGCCTGGAGACCGTCACCACCGTCGTGGACGGCGTCCTGGAACACGGCGACAACCTCGGCCACGCCGGGGCGCTGCAGGCAGGTGAGGTGCAGTGGATGACCGCCGGGCGCGGCATCATCCACCGTGAGCTCGCCTACCGCGACGAGCACGCGCACGTGCTGCAGATGTGGCTCAATCTGCCCGCCGGGAAGAAGCTGACGCCGTCCCGCTACCAGGACCTGACCACGGCCGCCATGCCGCGCGTACGCGCGCCGGGTGTGACGATCGACGTCCACGCCGGCACCGTCGGCGGCGTCACCGGCGCAACCGACACTTATCACCCGGTGCAGGGCGTCGTCGCCACCCTTGACCCCGATGCCCTCTACGTCCTGCAAGTCCCCGCCGAACACCGGCTGTTCGCCCACGTCATGAACGGGCGCCTGCTGATCGGCGGCCGGGAACTGCACGGCGGGCAGACCGGCTGGTCCGACCCCGTCACGGGGAGGAGCGGGGACGACGGCGGTGCTCCGGCGGCCACCTCGCTGCACCTGGCGGCCGTCGACCCCGAACAGCCCGCCCGCGTCATGGTCTACAGCGGCACGCCCATCCACGAACCCGTCGCCATGGGCGGCCCGTTCGTCATGAACACCAAGCTGGAGATCACCAAGGCATTCGCCGACTTCCACGCCGGCGCCTTCGGCCCGGTGCCCCGCCAAACCCGCCTCGCCTACGACCGATGA